The following are encoded in a window of Psilocybe cubensis strain MGC-MH-2018 chromosome 4, whole genome shotgun sequence genomic DNA:
- a CDS encoding putative glycosidase C21B10.07: protein MYGQVLAGLLLASASVQAAQKPMQLALNYSGDAFFDLWNYKVGDDFLNWWGDPSNNGIVNFTDQAFARQQNLLFVNSVGNVIVKTDNFTDGTGNASFVRNSLQLLSKDPITPGTLMIMDAVHMPFGCAVWPAFWMNGGANWPSLGEIDIVENINLATTNAYNLHTANGCKASTDVAITGDLISTDCFNVTNHDQGCKVQDTTLSYGAGFAGNGGGAFAFLWDDEGMRIWFFPRPTIPADLSTASPNPDGWGTPTAFYPSSTCDTTKFFGPQTLILEINVCGNFAVEKFNQTCSAVAAQCTDVVPNPSAFDDAYFEIRYITVFSNSTVPKTNLTASGTSGSSTGTQSPGAQASTKSSGVSLNIPTSFSVLCGIAFLSLFFM from the exons ATGTACGGCCAGGTTCTCGCCGGACTACTGCTCGCGTCTGCTTCAGTGCAGGCCGCTCAGAAGCCAATGCAGCTTGCGTTGAACTACAGCGGCGATGCCTT CTTTGACCTCTGGAACTACAAAGTCGGTGACGACTTTCTTAACTGGTGGGGAGATCCGTCAAACAATG GAATCGTGAATTTTACGGACCAGGCCTTTGCACGACAACAGAATCTCCTATTCGTCAATTCAGTTGGCAACGTTATTGTAAAGACGGACAACTTCACAGACGGTACTGGGAACGCTTCGTTCGTGAGGAACAGTCTACAATTGTTGAGCAAAGACCCCATCACCCCTGGGACGTTGATGATCATGGACGCGGTACACATGCCATTTGGG TGCGCAGTGTGGCCAGCGTTCTGGATGAACGGCGGTGCAAACTGGCCCTCATTAGGTGAGATCGACATTGTCGAGAACATCAACCTCGCCACGACCAACGCATACAACCTCCACACCGCGAACGGATGCAAGGCGTCGACAGACGTGGCCATCACCGGCGACCTCATCTCTACAGACTGTTTCAATGTCACGAACCACGATCAGGGCTGCAAGGTGCAGGACACAACGCTCTCGTACGGTGCGGGCTTTGCGGGGAACGGCGGTGGCGCGTTTGCGTTCCTGTGGGACGATGAGGGCATGCGGATATGGTTCTTCCCCCGCCCTACCATTCCTGCCGATTTGTCCACGGCGAGTCCGAATCCTGACGGGTGGGGGACGCCCACTGCGTTCTATCCCAGCTCGACATGCGATACGACCAAGTTCTTTGGGCCACAGACATTGATCCTC GAGATAAATGTATGCGGAAACTTTGCTGTGGAAAAGTTCAACCAGACTTGCTCGGCCGTCGCCGCCCAGTGTACCGACGTTGTACCCAACCCCTCTGCATTCGATGACGCGTATTTCGAGATCAGATACATTACAGTGTTTTCAAA TTCGACTGTGCCGAAAACGAACCTTACAGCGTCTGGGACAAGCGGAAGCAGTACAGGCACCCAATCTCCCGGCGCTCAAGCAAGCACAAAATCCAGCGGTGTTTCGCTGAATATACCCACGTCATTCTCTGTTCTGTGTGGAATTGCTTTCCTATCACTCTTTTTCATGTAA